The genomic region AGAAAATTCTGGTGGTTGCGCTGATCTCGTTGCTGGCCTCGCTGGTCGGTGCCTTGCTGCTGGCACGCGGGGTCTCGCAGCCGGTGCGCGCGCTGGCCCAGGCCGCCGAACGTATCGCCCAGGGCGACTACCAGACCCCGGTGGTCTTGCGGCGCAGCGATGAACTGGGGCTGCTGGCCAGGGTGTTCAATACCATGCAGGGCGCCATCGCCGAACGTGAGCAGCAATTGGCCCACTACGCCTTGCACGATCGCCTCACCGGCCTGCCCAACCGGGCACTGGCAACCGAGCGGCTGGGCAGTGCGATCGCCGCCGGGCGGCCGGTGGCGGTGGTCTACCTGGACATCGATAACCTGCGCACCATCAACGAGACCGGCGGTCCTGGCGCGGTCGATCAGGTGTTGCAGAGTGTCAGCAAGCGTCTTCAGGCGAATCTGCGGGCGGGCGATACGGTCGCGCACCTGATTTCCGGCGAGTTTCTCCTGTTGCTGCAAAACGTCGGCAGCGATGGTGCGGTAGCGGTAGCCGACCAGATCCAGCAACTGTTGCTCAAGCCCCAACGCATCAATGACCATGACCTGGCACTGGATTGCCGGATGGGCATCGCCGCGTTTCCGAAAGACGGCCAGGAGGTGGAGCAACTGCTTGACCGTGCCGCCATCGCCATGAAGGATGCCGCGCAGATGCCTGGGCGTCTGCAGATCTACGAGCAGGGGCGAGACCTGGCCCACCGCCGGCAGATCACCCTGATCCGCGACCTACGCCATGCCGCAGGTAATGGCGAACTGCTGCTGCACTACCAGCCAAAACTGGATATCCGCCAGGGCGTGGTACGCCAGGCCGAAGCCTTGCTGCGTTGGCAGCATCCGCACTTCGGCATGGTCTCGCCGGCTGAATTCATCACCCTCGCCGAACGGACCGGCAGCATCCAGCTGCTTACCCGCTGGGTGATCGAAGAAGGCATGCGCCAACTGGCGGAGTGGAACCAGCGCGGTTTGCGCCTGCAGTTGTCGCTGAATATTTCCGCCGAAGACCTGCTTTCCGGGGACTTGTCCGAACGGGTATCGGCCTTGCTCAAGGTGTACGACCTGCCGGCCGAACAGCTGATCTTTGAAATCACCGAAAGCGCGGTGATGCGTGAACCGGAGCTGGCGCTTGAGGTTCTGCTGCGCTTGCGGGCCTGTGGCATCAGCCTGTCGGTGGACGACTTCGGCACCGGCTATTCTTCCTTGGCGCACCTCAAGCGCCTGCCGGTGCAGGAACTGAAGATTGACCAGTCCTTTGTGCGCGATCTGGATGAAACCAGCGAGGACGCGGTGATCGTCCGTTCGACCATCGAAATGAGCCACAACCTGGGGCTGAAGGTGGTCGCCGAGGGCGTCGAGTACGAACACAGCCTACGCTTGTTGGAGCGTTGGCATTGCGATACTGCCCAGGGTTACCTGATCAGCCGTCCGCTGAGTGCGGCGGCGTTCGAGAGCTGGATCGCACAACCCCTGAATTCACCGTCCGCCATGGTTCACTGATTGTTATGAAACGTCGTTATTCCCTGATGTGCCTGCTGGGTCTGATCGGCCTGGGAATCAATGTTGCCGAGGCCGATAACGGTCGCCTGATCGCCACCGGCGGCGCCAGTAGCCTCGAAGGTACGGCGGGCGGTGGTATCACGCCCTGGGCGGTGCTGACCGGCTATGGCGAAAAGAACGAGTGGAGCGCCACGGCATTCGCCACCACGGTCAATATCCCCGACTACCGGCTGGATGTGGCCGGGCTGGCGGCCTCCTATGACAACCGGGTGGAAGTGTCTTTCGCCCGCCAGCGCTTCGACCTGGGGTCGCTGGTGCACAAGCTCAACCTGCCCGAGGACCACCTGGGACAGGACATCATCGGGCTCAAGGTCCGGCTGTTCGGCGACCTGATCTACGACACCCTGCCGCAGGTGTCGCTGGGGCTGGAGTACAAGCACCAGACCAACTTCGACATTCCCGAACTGGTCGGTGCCAAGCGTGACCAGGATGTCGAGGGTTACCTGGCCGCCAGCCGCCTGTTCATGGGCGCGGCCTTTGGCTACAACGTGCTGGTCAACGGCGGCCTGCGCTACAGCCGAGCCAACGAGCTGGGGCTGATGGGTTTTGGCGGTGATCGTCGCGACACCCGCAGCGTGCTCAAGGAAGGCTCCGTGGCCGTGCTGTTCAACCCGCGCTGGGCGCTGGGGGTGGAATACCGCGAGAAGCCGGACAACCTTTCATTCGCTGGGGAAAGCGATTGGGCCGACGTGTTCATCGGCTACTTTCCGAACAAACATGTGTCCTTTGTCCTGGCCTATGCCCGGCTGGGCGAAATCGCCACGCTGGATAACCAGAACGGCACCTATCTGTCCGTCCAGGGGAGTTTCTGATGCGGGCTCTGAAACTGTTGCTGGTGGCTTTCCTGTTGGCCGGGTGCGCCCAGCAGCCACCCAAGGATGACAGCCTTTACCGTGACCTTGGCGAACGCGCGGGGATCACCCGGATCGTCGAGGGCATGTTGCTGAAAATCGCCCACGACCCACGGATTTCCGAGCGTTTTCGCAAGATCGACATCGTGCGCCTGCGCAACAAGCTGGTCGAGCAGTTCTGCGTGGAGGCGGGCGGGCCGTGTGTCTATACCGGCGATACCATGGCCGACAGCCACAAGGGCCAGAACGTCAGCCGCAGCGATTTCAATGCGCTGGTAGAAGACCTGATCGCCGCGATGGATGAACAGGGCATTCCGGTACGGGTGCAGAACCGCCTGATCGTGCGGCTGGCGCCGATGCGTGGTGAGGTGATCGAGCACTAGGCCGAGTTGAGGGTGTTGGGGCTGCTGGCCCTTTCGCGGCGGTTCGGCGCCCCGACACTCTGACCGCGCATCCGCGCGGATCTGTTACAGGCTTGTCGGCGCTTTGCAGGGTTCGGGTGGATCCAGCGGCGGTAGGTTGTAGTGGGCTAATATCGGGCCGTAGGTGCTGTCATGCCGGCCCCTCAGAAGGTGTAAACCTTATTCAGGACGGAACAACATGCATGAAAAAGGCGGCCTCCTGGAGAGCCGCCTTTTTCAATTGCTTCAGGTTTACTCGGACAGTTTGTACGCCAGCACGTAGTCACCCTGCTTGGTGCCCAGCGAGCCATGCCCACCGGCCATCACCAGTACGTACTGCTTGCCATCCTTGCCGGTGTAGGTCATCGGCGTGGTCTGAGCGCCTGCTGGCAGGCGGCCTTCCCAGAGCTGCTTGCCGTTCTTCACGTCATAGGCGCGCAGGTACTGGTCCAGGGTGCCGCTGAGGAACGCCACGCCGCCAGCGGTAGTGAAGGTCCCACCCAGGCTCGGTACGCCCATGCTCAGCGGAATCGGCACGGGCGAACTGTCGCGCACTGTGCCGTTCTTGTGCATCCACAGGGTCTTGTGGGTGGTCAGGTCGACCGCTGCCACGTAACCCCAGGCGGGTGCCTGGCACGGCAGGCCCAGCGGTGACAGCAGCGCTTCGAGGATCACGCCGTAGGGCGCGCCCTTGTTCGGCTGTACGCCCTCGGTTTCGCTCTTGCGTGGGCCCTGTGCGGCAATTTCCGCCGCCGGAATCAGCTTGGAGCGGAAGGCCATGTAGCTCGGGTTGACGAAGGCGATCTGGCGCACCGGGTCTACCGAGATACCGCCCCAGTCGAACACACCGAAGTTGCCGGGGTAGACGATCGAGCCCTGCAACGAAGGCGGGGTGAACGGGCCGTCATAACGCAGCGACTTGAAGTCGATCCGGCAGAGCATCTGGTCGAACGGCGTCACGCCCCACATGTCGCGTTCTTTCAGCGGCGGCGGCATGAAGTTGAGGTCGGATTTGGGTTGGGTTGGCGAGGTATGGTCGCCGGCGACTGCGCCCTGTGGCACCGGAATCTCGTTGATCGGCACGATCGGCTGGCCGTTCCTGCGGTCGAGCACGTAGATGCTGCCCTGCTTGGTCGAAGCCAGAACAGCCGGTTTCACGCCATCGGCGGTCTTGAGGTCCATCAGGGTTGGCTGGCCGCCAACGTCCATGTCCCACAGGTCGTGGTGGGTGAACTGGTAGGTCCAGCGCACATGGCCGGTGTTGATATCCAGGGCGGTCAGGCCGGCGGCGTATTTCTCCGAGTCGGGCGTGCGGGCGCCACCGAACTGGTCCGGTGTCTGGTTGCCCATCGGCAGGTAGAGCATGCCGAGTTTTTCATCGACGGCGAACATCGACCACATGTTCGGCGAATTGCGGGTGTAGGTCTTGCCCGGGGCGATCGGGGTGGTGTCGTCCGGGTTGCCGCTATCCCAGTTCCACACCAGCTTGCCGGTTTGCACGTCGAAGGCACGGATCACGCCGCTTGGCTCGTCGGTGGAGACGTTGTCGGTGACATGACCGCCGATCACCACCAGGTTGCGGGTGACCGCCGGTGGCGAGGTGGAATAGTAGCCACCGGGAGCGAAGGTGCCGATGTTGGCACCGAGGTCGATCTGGCCCTTGTCGCCGAAGTCTTCGCACATCTTGCCGGTGTCGGCGTTCAGGGCGATCAGGCGGGTATCGGCAGTGGGCAGGAAGATCCGCCGTGGGCACTGGTTTTCCTGGCCGTTGGCAACCAGGCGGCCGGTTGGCGCGTTGTCGGCTGCCAGCGAGGCGGTGGCCGACGCGTCGGTGGTCGACGGCGTGGCTTGGGCGATGTAGGCGTTTTCATCATGATACGCCACGCCACGGCAGGTCATGTGCGCCCAGCCCTTGAAGTTCGCGGCCTTCTGCGTGGAGAGTTTCGGGTCGAAGCGCCAGATCTCCTTGCCGGTATCCGGGTCGAGGGCGATCACCTGGCTGTGGGGCGTGCACACGTAGAGCATGCCGTTGACCTTCAGCGGGGTGTTTTCCGCCGTGGTTTCACCGGGATCGTTCGGCCCCGGGATATCGCCGGTGCGATAGGTCCAGGCCGGTACCAGCTTGTGCGCGTTCTGCGGGGTGATCTGCGCCAGTGGCGAGTAGCGGTCACCATGGGCAGTGCGGCCGTAGGAATCCCAGTCGCCATCGGCCGTGGCCGGTGCGGTGTTGCTCATGCCGGGGACGCTGTCGCGGTCGAGCTGGCCCTTGATTTCTCCAGGGTTGGTGAACTGGCTGGCGACGGCAGTGGCACCGGCCAGGACCACGGCCACGCCGAGTGCGCGGGTGCCCATCGGTGCGGCGCCGCTGTGCAGCAACGGCCGGCGGAACCACGGCAGCAGCATGACGATGCCCAGGGCAAACAGCAGGGCCAGGCGCGGTACCAGTTGCCACCAGTCCAGGCCGACTTCCCAGAGGGCCCACAGCGTACTGGCGAACAGCACCAGGGCGTAGACACCCAGGGCGGTACGACGGGCAGCGAGCAACAGGCCGCCCGTCAGCAGCAGGCCGATGCCGGCCAGCAGGTAGTACAGCGAGCCGCCCAGCAGGCTCAGTTTGATGCCTCCGGCCAGCAGGGCCAGGCCCATCAATAGCAGCACGATACCGAGCAGACTCGGTAGCAGGCGGCTTCGATTCGAAGCACGGTCAGTGCTCATGGTGTGTTTTCTCCGTGACGTTGAAGTGTACCGCGCTGTATTCACTGTAGATGACGATCTGGCGCGGACTTGGTTCAGATGAATTACCCAGAAACGACTTCTGCGGCAGGCAGGGCCGGAATGCGCAGATGGGAATTCGAGGTTGGGAACTGGGGCGTTATCAGCAGGAAGGGTGCGGATTAAACGATTCAGTTGTCAGCCACCGAAGGATAAATCCGGGTTGGCAATGGAAACAGGGCGTTCCCTGACATGGAGCATTTCAGATTCTGTAACAGTCACCGGACGGCGACGCGAATGCAATCGAGCAGCGGCGGCTTCCTGGCAATCAGCTTGAGGACAGTGAGCGGACACTCCTGTGGCGAGCAGGCTTGCCCGCGCGGGGCCGCGTAGCGGTCCTGAAACCTGCCACCTCGATTTGTCTGGCAACCTCCTGGACTCGAATTCAAGTATTCGAATTACCGGTGCAGGCCACTAGACTCAATGGGCGGTCGTTGTGTCATTCGATGCTGGTCTGGCGTGTCGCAGCTCTTCCCCCTGGCGAAGGGCTCGGCTAAGGTGCGCGCCTTGTTCCCTTTCCTCACTGAAGGTTCGGCATGACCGAAACATCCAACAACCCGCTGCATGGGGTGACCCTGGAGCAGATCCTCAATGCCCTGGTGGCCCATTACGAATGGTCGGGCCTGGCCGAGCGCATCGATATCCGTTGCTTCAAGAGCGACCCGAGCATCAAGTCGAGCCTGACGTTCCTGCGCAAGACCCCGTGGGCACGGGAGAAGGTCGAGCGGTTGTACGTGAAGTTGATGCGTACCAAGCGCTGAGGTCTGGCCGTGGAATCGAAGGGCGTGCCCGGCCATCAACGCCTGCGCTGTGCCTGCTCGCATGCGGTGTTGCTGACGGCGGCGGCATTGGGCTGGAGCGGCCTGAGCATGCAGATGTACCTGATCCTGATTGCCCGCTGGCAGACCGGGGCGAGCCTGCTGGGCGGGCTGGTGACCTTCTTCAGTTTTTTTACCGTGCTGACCAACACCCTGGTGGCGGTGGTGCTGACCTGTGAAGTGACCTCGCGGGATTCGGCGTGGCGACGTTTTTTTCTCAGACCATCGGTGCGCACGGCGATCGTTGCCAACATCGTCGTGGTGGGGCTGGGCTACAGCCTGCTGCTGCGGCCGTTGTGGCATCCCCAGGGCTTTCAGTGGCTGGCGGATGAGTTGCTGCACGACGTGATGCCGGTGCTGTTCGTGATCTATTGGTGGGGCTGCGTGCCCAAGGGGACCTTGCGGCTCTGGCAGGTCTTGCCGTGGTTGGTCTATCCGCTGGTGTATTTCGGTTATGTGCTGCTGCGCGGACACCTGATCGGCGCGTATCCGTATCCCTTCATCGATGTTGATCGGCTGAGTTATCCCCAGGTGTTCGTCAATGCCGGGCAGATCCTGCTGGGGTTCGTACTGGTGGCGCTGGTGCTGATTGGTGTGGATCGTTGGCGAGGGCGGCGGACGGTTTGATGTGGCCCGCTCGCCACAGGGAGCAGCCTACCTCAGTCGTCAGCCCACCCTCCAGAGCAGGCCTGCTGGCGTGGCTCAGTCTTCGGCGCTGTCGTCCAGTCGCCAGTAGCCCGCGGCTTTGACGAACTCCTCATCCAGACCGTGAGTGTCGAGCAGTACCCGGCGTACCTTGCGCGATAGCGCCGCCTCGGTAGCGACCCAGGCGTACAGGCTGCCGGCCGGCGGGGTCAGTTGTTCGACGGTGTGCAGCAGGTCCTGCTCCGGCGCGTCGCGTCGTACCCAGATCACCTCGACCTGCGCCGGACTGTGCAATGTCTGCTGCTCCGCCGCATTTTCCACCTCAATCACCACCAGCGCCCGCCGGTTGGCCGCCAGACCTTCCAGGCGTCGGGCGATGGCCGGCAGGGCGGTTTCGTCGCCGATCAGCAGGTAGCTGTCGAAAATATCCGGGACTACCATCGAGCCCCGTGGCCCGCCGATATTGAGGAACTGGCCGGGGGCAGCCTGTTCCGCCCAGCTCGCGGCAGGGCCGTCGCCGTGCAGGACAAAATCGATATCCAGCTCACCCCGTTCCAGGTCGTAGCGCCGTGGCGTGTAGTCGCGCATGGCAGGCATCGGGCCACTGTCCTTGGTGCCGATGACCAGGGTTTCCAGGGCTGTCTGCTCGGCGGCGGTCTGTGGGAAGAACAGTTTGATGTGATCGTCAGTGCCCAGGCTGATAAAACCCGCCAGTTCCGGACCACCGAGGGTGATACGGCGCATACGTGGGGTCAGATCCTGCACTCGCAGCACTTGCAGGCGACGACGTTTGATCTCGTGCATGACTCGATGAATGACTTGCTGATTGACCTCATTCATTGCGCTTTCTCCGAACGGGATTGGGCAGACGCAGGGCCATCGACGATAGCCTTGGCGGTGTTGTTCAACAGGTCGCGGACCCGCAGGATTTCCTCCGGATTCCAGCGCCCGTGGTGCATTTGCAGGGCGTGGCGCAAGTTGTGCACAGCCTCGTGGATTTCCGGCGGCCGGTCATGGCCGCGCAGGGAGCGCTTGCTGACATCGATGCGCATGCGTACGCCATCCAGGGCGACCGCCTGTTCCAGCAGGAACTCGCGACCGCTGTCGGTCACGCCGTAGCGTTTTTTCCCACCCTCGGCGTCGCCGCTGATCAGCTCGCTTTCCTCAAGGAAGGTCAGGGTCGGGTAGATCACGCCGGGGCTCGGGCTGTAGGCGCCGTCGAACATGCCTTCGATCTGGCGGATCAGGTCGTAGCCATGGCAGGGCTGTTCGGCGATCAGTGCCAGCAACAGCAGTTTCAGGTCGCCCGGGGCGAACACCCGTGGGCCACGTCCGCCACGCTCGCGACCGGGGCGGCGTTCGAAACCGTCATGACCATCACCGAATTCGCGATGATGGGGAGGATGATGCTCTCTCATTTTCTCTTTCTCCGTTTGTCTTAAGATATACCGTAAGATATATCTTAATACTGTGCAAGAAAAAGCGACGAACGTGCGACAGGCGCGTAAGCGGTCCGAAGAAGACCGACTGGAGGCGCGCGGAGAGAAGCCAGCAGGAGTTGTGGGTTTTTCTTGTGTTCGTAAGAGATGTTTCCTACGTAAAACTACGAAAAGCACTCTGAGCAAGCGTGGGACCGCTCCGTACCATGCCGCCAAGTTTCAGAAAGGCGGTGTTTATCATGTCCAGGTTAATCTCGGCGGTACTGTCGCTGTGGGTGCTGGCGGGCTCCTGGTCGGCCCATGCGAATCTCAATTCAGCGAAAAGCTCCCCGGCCAAGGTCGCCCAGACTCGGGCAGGCGATGGCAGGGGAGACGCGTCCATCGACAATGTCATCGACCGTGCCCATCAGTTGATCGGCACGCCCTATCGTTGGGGCGGCATGTCGGTCAAGGGTTTCGATTGCAGTGGGCTGCTGGTCTATCTGTTCCAGAACGAGGCCGATATCAAGCTGCCGCGAACCACGGTGGGCATGCGTCGTTCCAGCGCCAGGACCATCCAGCGTGGCAGCCTGAAGCCCGGCGATGCGGTGTTTTTCAATCGTAATGGGCAGGGCAATGTGAGCCATGTCGGGTTGTATGTGGGTGGGGGCAAGTTCATTCACTCGCCCCGTAGCGGCAAGAGCGTGCGCATCGACTCGTTGAGCAATGCGTATTGGAAAAAGAGCTACACCCTGGCCAAGCGTTTCCACGCCAGCAACTGATTGGGCGCAGGTGTCGCACCTGCGCTAAAGGTGCGATGCCGCAACGCTCTGCGGTCGACACAGCGTATGGCTGTCCGGCTGCAGATAATCGGTCAGAATCGGCGCCATGCCCTTGAGCACCTGCACCGGCAAGGCCGAGGTGAATCTGAAGTTTTCCGCCGAGCGTCCGGGGACGAAGGCGGTCAAGGTGCCGAAATGATGAGCGCCGATGTAGAAGACGAAGGTCGCGGTGCGATTGATCGATTTGGAACTGAGCACCCGTCCGCCGCTGCCGATGCTTTCTATCCGGTTATCGCCAGTCCCGGTCTTGCCGCCCATGGCCAGTGGCGTGCCGTCGGGCTGCCTGAAGCTGCCGGACACGCGTCGGGCGGTGCCCGCATCCACCACTTGCGATAGGGCTTCGCGCAGCGCCGTGGCGACTTCCGAGGGCATGACCCGCTTGCCCTTGTCCGGATCGTTGGTCAACTGCGTTTCGTACGGAGTATGCGCGGCGAAGTGCAGGCTGTCGATACGCAGGGTCGGCAGGCGCATGCCGTCGTTGAGGATGATGCCGATCAGTTCGGCCAGTGCCGCCGGCCGGTCGCCGGAGCTGCCGATAGCGGTCGCCAGCGAAGGTACCAGGTGGTCGAACGGGTAGCCGACCTGCTGCCAGCGGCGATGGATATCGAGGAACGCCTCGATCTCGACCATCACCCGGATGCGGCTGTCGCGGGCGCTCTTGTGCCGGCTCTTGAACAGCCAGCCGTAGACTTCCTGGCGCTCGAACTCACTGTCGGCCACTGCCTGGCTGAACCGGGCCTGAGGATTTTTCAGCAGGTAGCCCAGTAGCCATAGGTCGAGCGGATGGACCTTGGCGATATAGCCCTGGTCCGGCAGGTCGTAGGCGCCCGGGCCGTAGCTCTTGTAGAGTTTGGCGAGGCGTTCGTCGCTGACTTTCTCGGTTTTCAGGTGGGCCCGCACGAAGGTATCGAAAGCCTTCTGCGGTGCGTCCGGCAGCAGGTAGCGATGCACCGCCGCCAAGCGGATCGGGGTGGGGTGCATGCTGTCGAGAAAGGTGTCCAGGCGCGCCTGCGAGTCTTTGTTCCGATATTTTTTCCAGAACCGCAACATGAACGCCGTGCCTTCCCGATCGGCGAAGCGTGCCAGGTATTCCTGGCGGCGGGGGTCGTCGTCGTCCTTGAGCAGTTCGGCGCTGTTGTTCGGCCCCTGATAGGTGCTGTAGCGCACCAGATCGCGCATCAGGCGGATGAACGGCAGGTTGATCGACTCGCGCAAGGCTTCGAGCAAAGTCGGGTTGCGGCCATTGTCTTCGTTGCGAAAGTTGTGGAAACGATGCAGGCCGCCGCCGGTGAAGAAGCTTTCGCCGGGGCTCGCCGAATACTGCCGGTGCAGCGCTGCATCGAGCATGGCGGGCAGGTTGCGGTCGCTGTTGCGGGCCAGGTAGTCCAGGGCCCAGCGGGTGATCCGGTCCTGTTCGTCGACCTCGACCTTCTTCAACTGCGCCGCAGATTGATCGCCATAACGATCATGCAGCTCGGCAATGACCTGCAGGTAGGTGGTCAATACCCGCAGCTTGGCGGTGGAGCCCAGTTCCAGCTTGCTGCCCTCGTTGATATCGAAGGGCTGGTCGGTGCTGTCGGTCTGCACCCGCACCCGGTAGCTGTCCGGGGTCAGTTCGAACAGGGTGAAGCTGTAGCGCACCTGCTGGGTGCTGCTGGCCGTCAGCAGGCGTTCGCCGAGCAGGCCGATGGAGTTGGCGAATTCCGGGTTCGCCAGGCGCTTGAGGTAGTCGCTGACCTGGCCCTGCAGATCCGCCTGCAGGGTACTGGTGGCCGACAGGTCGAGACGGTCGAGGTCATACAGCGGGCGATCAAGCATCGCCGCCAGGCGACTGCGGGTGACGCTGATGCCCTTGTTCGATTCGATCGGCTGGATCGTTGGTTCCTGCTGCCAGTCGCGGTAGTTGACCTTGCTGGCCAGCGCTGCGGCAGCCAACGGTGCATCGATGACCGCGTTCTGCGCCAGCAGCCGCAGGTGGCTGTCGGTCAGTTCAGCCAGTTCGTCGCGGCCGCGGGCCAGATAGTGTGAAGGGCGGCGCTGGGCGATCATCAGCGAGAGCACTTCGCGTAGCGCCAGGCCACGTTTGGCGAGGCTTTGCGGGTCTTCGGCGGTGCTGTGCAACTGGGTGTTGACCTCGGCGAAGTCCGCGCCGTACCAGACCCGCAGGCCCTCGGCCAGGCCATGGACCTCACCGTGTCCCGGCACCGCCGACAGGGGCACGCTATTGAGGTAGTCGCGGACCACATTCTGCCGCACCTCCAGGGTCTGCGGCCCGCCCAGGTAGGCGCGCACGCTGGCGGAAATCATCTGGCGGATCTTCTCGCCGCCGGACAGGGTCAGGCCATCGGGCGAGTGTCGATACTTCTCCAGTTGCGTCGCCAGAGTACTGCCGCCGGCGCTCTGCCCGCCGATATGCAGGGCCTTGGCAATCTGCGACAGCACCGCCTTGCCGAAGCGCGGCCAGTCCACGGCCGGGTTGGCCTGGGGCTGGTTGGGGTCGAGCAGGTCGCGGTTCTCGATGAACAGCAGGCTGTTGACCACGGCCGGCGGAATGGCCGAGAAGCTCGCATAGAGTTGCTGTGGATAGTTGTACTGGTAGAGGTCGGTGCCACGACAGTCGGTGATCGACAGGCCGGCCTGGATTTTTTCCGCGTAGGGTACGAAGAAGCCGGCTTTGCTGTAGTCGAGCAGCGCGGGGGAGAAGCGTGCCTGCGCCTCGATCAGGTAGCCGCGCTTGGTCAGCCGGCCGAGGAAAAGACCCAGGTCGCTGTAGCCCAGACGCTTGTCGAAAGGTCCGGCGCCGGGATAGAGCATCGAGTCGCTGGGGCCCTTGGCCATGGAGTAGTCCAGATCGCTGGCAAAGCGACTGATTTCCCGGGCCTGGAGTTTGGCGTTGCGCATTTCCCGGGAAGCGGCAACGCCGAGCAGAATCACCGCGATCAGCAGCACCAGCCAGAACAGACGCCACCAGCCTCGCCGCCTGCGGGGTCTTTTCGGTACAGGCGCTTCATCCGGACTATCGGTTGCTGTCACAGTCCTGTTCGGATTGGAGTCCCGCAGAGCGCCCATAGTCGATTCATCCATTCACGCAGATTGATCGCACTTGCCTGAAGCTTAGACGCTGCAAAAGAGCTGCGAAAATTTTGTTAATGCGGTCAGGTATTTCCTACTTTCAGGGGCTATTCGTCAGGAGGGTGTCGGGAACTCGACGTTCCTGATGTGGCGGGTGCTGTGGTTCCATGTGTTCAAGCTGCAACCGAACGACCTGTCACCGGTCGCTGACCCGGTTCGGTAAACGTCGGTTGGAAAAGCAAAGCCCCGGTTTTCAGACCGAGGCTTTTGGGTTTGTGCGGTGCACGCTTCAGGCGGGAATGGCCCGCATCGGTTGGTCCAGGCGCTTGTTGAAATCCAGCCAGGCGCCCAGCAGGGCCATTAACCCGGCACCCGCCAGGGCGGTGCAGACCTGCATGGCGAAGGCATCGTCGGCAATGGCATTGACCATGTCCGCCAGCGGTGCCAGCAGGACGCCGAGGCAGAACACTTCGAGCGAGTAGCGCCCCATGCGGCAGGTCTGTCTTGCCAGCCAGTGGTGTGTCCAGTTGCCGGTGGGCAGCAGCTTCGCGGTGACGTAGGCCAGTGCCAGGAAATGCAGCAGACGCACGGGCGAAAGATCGGTCTTGCTGATGGGATACAGCCAGTTGCCCAGCGTGGCTGGCATCAGCGCGTCATGGATCTGTGGCCAGCGCCAGGACACGGTCAGCACCCCGGCGACCAGCGCGTAGGTGGCCGCCACGACGAACAGTGGCTGGCGTGCCAGCGGCCGGTTGTCCGGCAGCTGTGGGCGTTGGCTGTGGAGTGCAGCGGCACCGCCGAGAATGAATAACAGTTGCCAGGTGACGGGGTTGAAGTACCACACGCCGTCGCCGATTGCCGCCAGGTTCCAGCCCAGCAGTGGCGCCAACAGGTACACCGTCAACGAGGCCGCGACCACCGCCATTGGCTGGCGCAGCAACAGCGGCAGTACCAGCGGCAGGCCGAGCAGCAGCACGATGTACAGGGGCAGCGGGTCCATCAGGTTCGGCTTGAAGCGCAACAGCAACTCATCCGTCAGGGCTTGCTCGGGATGGCTGACAAAGTGTTGCAGGCCCATTTCCTGGATCAGGTCGCGGGTTTCCACATGGCTGTTGGCGAAGAACACGATGCCCATCAGCATCGCCAGCAGGAAGATGTGCACCACATAG from Pseudomonas asplenii harbors:
- a CDS encoding Pr6Pr family membrane protein, whose amino-acid sequence is MESKGVPGHQRLRCACSHAVLLTAAALGWSGLSMQMYLILIARWQTGASLLGGLVTFFSFFTVLTNTLVAVVLTCEVTSRDSAWRRFFLRPSVRTAIVANIVVVGLGYSLLLRPLWHPQGFQWLADELLHDVMPVLFVIYWWGCVPKGTLRLWQVLPWLVYPLVYFGYVLLRGHLIGAYPYPFIDVDRLSYPQVFVNAGQILLGFVLVALVLIGVDRWRGRRTV
- a CDS encoding siderophore-interacting protein, yielding MNEVNQQVIHRVMHEIKRRRLQVLRVQDLTPRMRRITLGGPELAGFISLGTDDHIKLFFPQTAAEQTALETLVIGTKDSGPMPAMRDYTPRRYDLERGELDIDFVLHGDGPAASWAEQAAPGQFLNIGGPRGSMVVPDIFDSYLLIGDETALPAIARRLEGLAANRRALVVIEVENAAEQQTLHSPAQVEVIWVRRDAPEQDLLHTVEQLTPPAGSLYAWVATEAALSRKVRRVLLDTHGLDEEFVKAAGYWRLDDSAED
- a CDS encoding PadR family transcriptional regulator, which produces MREHHPPHHREFGDGHDGFERRPGRERGGRGPRVFAPGDLKLLLLALIAEQPCHGYDLIRQIEGMFDGAYSPSPGVIYPTLTFLEESELISGDAEGGKKRYGVTDSGREFLLEQAVALDGVRMRIDVSKRSLRGHDRPPEIHEAVHNLRHALQMHHGRWNPEEILRVRDLLNNTAKAIVDGPASAQSRSEKAQ
- a CDS encoding C40 family peptidase, coding for MSRLISAVLSLWVLAGSWSAHANLNSAKSSPAKVAQTRAGDGRGDASIDNVIDRAHQLIGTPYRWGGMSVKGFDCSGLLVYLFQNEADIKLPRTTVGMRRSSARTIQRGSLKPGDAVFFNRNGQGNVSHVGLYVGGGKFIHSPRSGKSVRIDSLSNAYWKKSYTLAKRFHASN
- a CDS encoding transglycosylase domain-containing protein; this translates as MGALRDSNPNRTVTATDSPDEAPVPKRPRRRRGWWRLFWLVLLIAVILLGVAASREMRNAKLQAREISRFASDLDYSMAKGPSDSMLYPGAGPFDKRLGYSDLGLFLGRLTKRGYLIEAQARFSPALLDYSKAGFFVPYAEKIQAGLSITDCRGTDLYQYNYPQQLYASFSAIPPAVVNSLLFIENRDLLDPNQPQANPAVDWPRFGKAVLSQIAKALHIGGQSAGGSTLATQLEKYRHSPDGLTLSGGEKIRQMISASVRAYLGGPQTLEVRQNVVRDYLNSVPLSAVPGHGEVHGLAEGLRVWYGADFAEVNTQLHSTAEDPQSLAKRGLALREVLSLMIAQRRPSHYLARGRDELAELTDSHLRLLAQNAVIDAPLAAAALASKVNYRDWQQEPTIQPIESNKGISVTRSRLAAMLDRPLYDLDRLDLSATSTLQADLQGQVSDYLKRLANPEFANSIGLLGERLLTASSTQQVRYSFTLFELTPDSYRVRVQTDSTDQPFDINEGSKLELGSTAKLRVLTTYLQVIAELHDRYGDQSAAQLKKVEVDEQDRITRWALDYLARNSDRNLPAMLDAALHRQYSASPGESFFTGGGLHRFHNFRNEDNGRNPTLLEALRESINLPFIRLMRDLVRYSTYQGPNNSAELLKDDDDPRRQEYLARFADREGTAFMLRFWKKYRNKDSQARLDTFLDSMHPTPIRLAAVHRYLLPDAPQKAFDTFVRAHLKTEKVSDERLAKLYKSYGPGAYDLPDQGYIAKVHPLDLWLLGYLLKNPQARFSQAVADSEFERQEVYGWLFKSRHKSARDSRIRVMVEIEAFLDIHRRWQQVGYPFDHLVPSLATAIGSSGDRPAALAELIGIILNDGMRLPTLRIDSLHFAAHTPYETQLTNDPDKGKRVMPSEVATALREALSQVVDAGTARRVSGSFRQPDGTPLAMGGKTGTGDNRIESIGSGGRVLSSKSINRTATFVFYIGAHHFGTLTAFVPGRSAENFRFTSALPVQVLKGMAPILTDYLQPDSHTLCRPQSVAASHL
- a CDS encoding OpgC family protein; the encoded protein is MLNGRDPRIDFFRGLALIFIFWDHVPHNPLGQITLRNIGFSDAAEVFVFLAGYAAILAYGKILQRDGYLIACVKILRRAWVLYVVHIFLLAMLMGIVFFANSHVETRDLIQEMGLQHFVSHPEQALTDELLLRFKPNLMDPLPLYIVLLLGLPLVLPLLLRQPMAVVAASLTVYLLAPLLGWNLAAIGDGVWYFNPVTWQLLFILGGAAALHSQRPQLPDNRPLARQPLFVVAATYALVAGVLTVSWRWPQIHDALMPATLGNWLYPISKTDLSPVRLLHFLALAYVTAKLLPTGNWTHHWLARQTCRMGRYSLEVFCLGVLLAPLADMVNAIADDAFAMQVCTALAGAGLMALLGAWLDFNKRLDQPMRAIPA